One genomic region from Desulfovibrio sp. Huiquan2017 encodes:
- a CDS encoding A24 family peptidase: MDTIPIWAFYFAAAVVGLELGGLATIFIQRWIDEEPICKPGGSKCPACNARLSWRDTIPLISFLLLRGRCRHCGEPIGPQYMLVELSCLAWSLASAYTYGLSPEWGVYLVLGIMLITGSFIDFETFLLPDRITLGGTAMALAASFVLRTGPTWQDAFLGAAVGAGLFWAVQQLYRLWRKREGLGTGDVKLMAMIGAMTGLAGLPPTILVGSLTGALGALYYMIRPGKGGIRGRVPYGPFLSLGCMLYLLYGPQILHWWRF; encoded by the coding sequence ATGGACACCATCCCCATCTGGGCCTTCTATTTCGCCGCCGCCGTGGTCGGACTCGAACTCGGCGGCCTGGCCACCATCTTCATCCAGCGCTGGATCGACGAGGAGCCCATCTGCAAACCGGGCGGCTCCAAATGCCCTGCGTGCAACGCGCGCCTGAGCTGGCGGGACACCATCCCGCTGATCAGCTTCCTCCTGTTGCGGGGCCGTTGCCGCCACTGCGGCGAACCCATCGGCCCGCAATACATGCTGGTGGAGCTCTCCTGCCTGGCCTGGTCCCTGGCCTCGGCCTACACCTATGGCCTGTCGCCGGAATGGGGTGTGTATCTGGTTCTCGGGATCATGCTCATCACGGGCAGTTTCATTGACTTCGAGACCTTCCTGCTGCCCGACCGCATCACCTTGGGCGGCACGGCCATGGCCTTGGCGGCCAGCTTTGTGCTCCGCACCGGGCCCACCTGGCAGGACGCCTTCCTGGGCGCGGCCGTGGGCGCGGGCCTGTTCTGGGCGGTGCAGCAACTCTACCGGCTGTGGCGCAAGCGGGAGGGGTTGGGCACGGGCGACGTCAAGCTCATGGCCATGATCGGGGCCATGACCGGCCTGGCCGGGTTGCCCCCGACCATCCTGGTGGGCAGTCTTACCGGGGCCTTGGGGGCCCTCTATTACATGATTCGTCCCGGCAAGGGCGGCATCCGGGGCCGCGTGCCCTACGGCCCGTTTCTCAGCCTCGGCTGCATGCTCTACCTGCTCTACGGTCCGCAGATTCTGCATTGGTGGCGCTTCTAG
- a CDS encoding BON domain-containing protein, with product MSRLKALIVALFIFPLSGCAMVPFGIGLIPGAPAYVSSIIGGGQSAYETAMDERNTEQQMLDAIVAGHAQAELYKNKDIRADQITAHCYFGKLYLVGEYDSQEQLKTIYECMDKVDGKREIISRLYLRDETGESDFFADQARYAALRTQLVADLDVTSTPVEVQIVQGDIILLGVIRDKAERDRIVAHAMSMDGVNRVISYLYHQENAGPEPRVMTAQLAPEPPRDIPPPPKTRPAPKKIRPKVEKRTKPETHPVLAVTNPDRGR from the coding sequence ATGTCCAGACTCAAAGCGTTGATAGTGGCCCTTTTCATCTTCCCGCTGTCGGGCTGCGCCATGGTGCCATTCGGCATCGGGCTCATCCCCGGCGCGCCCGCCTATGTCTCGTCGATCATCGGCGGGGGGCAGTCCGCCTACGAAACCGCCATGGACGAGCGCAACACCGAACAGCAGATGCTCGATGCCATCGTGGCCGGTCACGCCCAGGCCGAGCTTTACAAGAACAAGGATATCCGGGCGGACCAGATCACCGCCCACTGTTATTTCGGCAAGCTCTACCTGGTGGGCGAATACGATTCCCAGGAACAACTCAAGACCATCTATGAATGCATGGACAAGGTTGACGGCAAGCGCGAGATCATCAGCCGGTTGTACCTGCGCGACGAAACCGGGGAGAGCGACTTCTTCGCCGACCAGGCCCGGTACGCCGCGCTGCGCACGCAGCTCGTGGCCGACCTCGACGTCACCAGCACGCCCGTGGAAGTCCAGATCGTCCAGGGCGACATCATTCTTTTGGGTGTCATCCGCGACAAGGCGGAACGCGACCGCATCGTGGCCCACGCCATGAGCATGGACGGGGTGAACCGGGTAATCTCCTATCTCTATCACCAGGAAAACGCCGGACCAGAGCCCCGGGTCATGACCGCCCAGCTCGCGCCCGAGCCGCCCAGGGACATCCCCCCGCCACCCAAGACCAGGCCCGCGCCCAAGAAAATCAGGCCCAAGGTCGAAAAACGGACCAAGCCGGAAACGCACCCGGTATTGGCCGTCACCAACCCCGATCGGGGCCGGTAA